The DNA window GCGCTGACGGAGCAGTTCTACGCACTGGTCGCCGAGGACGACCTGCTGGCGCCGCTGTTCGCCGTACCCGACTGGCCCCTGCACGCGCGGCGGCTCACCGCGCACTTCGTCCAGCTCTACGGCGACAACGACCTGACGGCGGCCTGGGACCCACGGCTGCACCAGGCCCACAGCCACTTCCTCATCACCCGCGAGCACCGGCTTCGGTGGCTGGCGCTGATGACCGAGGCGGGCACCCGGCTGTCGGCACCCCAGCCGCAGTTCGGGGAGTTCCTGACCATCATGAAGGTCGCCAGCGGCGAGATGACGGCCGCTTCGCGCGGCGCCGCGCTGGCCCGTGGCGAGCGGTTCCACTGGGACGGTTCGCCCCGATGACCCACCGGCCGCTGAAGCACGTGGCGGTCGTCGGAGCCGGGGCGGCGGGGGCGTTCTTCACCCTCGAACTGTCCCGGCTCCGGCCGGACGTGACCATCGATCTGTACGACCGGAGCAGCCGCGGTCCCGGTGCCGGCATCGTCATGTCCACCGCCTTCACCGACCGGATCCAGGCCGCCTTTCCCCGGGCCTTCGCCGTCGCGCCGGCCGACATGGCCACCTGGGACCGGATCGTGACGCTGATCGGCGACGAAAGCATCTGGTCGGGCGCGTTCGGTACGTTCGGGCTGCGGCGGCGGGCGTTCCACTCCCACGTGCGGGAGCTGGCCGCCGCGTGCCCCCAGGTGCGTCTGATCCGGCGGACCGTCACCTCGCTGCCGTACGGCCACGGAGAGCCGGACGCAGCCGACGGGCGCGGCACGCCGGACGTCGTCGTACTCGCGGACGGAGCGGGCAGCCGGCTCCGCCGGGACAACGAGGAGCTGTTCGGTACCACCGTCAGCAGCGGGCGGACCCGGTTCCTGTGGCTGAGCGCGCCCGTCGCGCTGGAGCCGTCGTTCGTTCTCAAGGACCTGGGGCCCGGTCTGCTCATCGTGCACTCCTATCCGCACAGCGACAGTGAGAGCACGTTCATCGTGGAGGCTGATCCGGCCACCCTCTCCGCGCACCGGCTGGACGACAGGCCGCTCCCGGAGATCGAGAAGGACCTGGCTGGCATCTTCACCGACGAGTTGCGGGGGGCGCCGCTGCACGCGCAGACGGCGGGCTGGCAGTCGTTCCGTACGGTGGTCAACGCCCGCTGGCACGACGGGCGGACGGTGCTCCTGGGCGACGCGGCGCACACCGTGCACTTCTCCACCGGGTCGGGTACGTCACTGGCGATCGACGACGCGCTGTGCCTGGCGGGAGCCCTGGCCGGCGAAGCGTCGGTGCCGGACGCGCTCGACAGCTACGCGCGCACGCGGCAGCCGGTCGCCGGCGCGGCGCAGGCGGAGGCGCGGGAGAGCATGACGTGGTTCGAGGCGCTCAGCCGCCGGGAGCGGGTGGACGGTCACCGTACGGTGTTCGCCCTGCGCAGCCGCCGGGAGGCGAACACGTTCGAGCGGCTGCGGGACAGGGATCCCGAGTTCGTCGCGAAGGCGGTCGAACAGCTCGCCGGACGGCCCACCGACGCCGAACCGGTCGACGTTCCGCTCTCCGTCGGGGAGCTGACCGTCGTGGAACGCGTCGGCGGCCTGCCGCCCTCCGGCCCACTCGTCACGGCCGGGGCGCCGGCCGGGCAGCCCATGGGCGTGTCGCTCCGGACGGGAGCGGGTGAGGTGCTCTGCCCGATCACGGACGACGTCTCGGCCGTGGCCGCGCTGCGGGCGGCCGGGGCCCCGGCGGTGGGCCTGCTCGTACCGGACCCGGAACCGGGCGACCGGGCCGAGGACCACGGACCGCGCGA is part of the Streptomyces agglomeratus genome and encodes:
- a CDS encoding truncated hemoglobin, which codes for MQPNAVPKHDGKILLVADQGLKSGDEMSATDVDRKVDDFYTGIGGEPFFRALTEQFYALVAEDDLLAPLFAVPDWPLHARRLTAHFVQLYGDNDLTAAWDPRLHQAHSHFLITREHRLRWLALMTEAGTRLSAPQPQFGEFLTIMKVASGEMTAASRGAALARGERFHWDGSPR
- a CDS encoding FAD-dependent monooxygenase, which encodes MTHRPLKHVAVVGAGAAGAFFTLELSRLRPDVTIDLYDRSSRGPGAGIVMSTAFTDRIQAAFPRAFAVAPADMATWDRIVTLIGDESIWSGAFGTFGLRRRAFHSHVRELAAACPQVRLIRRTVTSLPYGHGEPDAADGRGTPDVVVLADGAGSRLRRDNEELFGTTVSSGRTRFLWLSAPVALEPSFVLKDLGPGLLIVHSYPHSDSESTFIVEADPATLSAHRLDDRPLPEIEKDLAGIFTDELRGAPLHAQTAGWQSFRTVVNARWHDGRTVLLGDAAHTVHFSTGSGTSLAIDDALCLAGALAGEASVPDALDSYARTRQPVAGAAQAEARESMTWFEALSRRERVDGHRTVFALRSRREANTFERLRDRDPEFVAKAVEQLAGRPTDAEPVDVPLSVGELTVVERVGGLPPSGPLVTAGAPAGQPMGVSLRTGAGEVLCPITDDVSAVAALRAAGAPAVGLLVPDPEPGDRAEDHGPRDPAAHLGPGDQDRREEPLPGGRAADFLVVPSRPGGGRVARSERSEELVRTGRLPVLLLCPEDLSRDEINTLVLASRADLVLCGAAGVTPAPAAPGVSRPSDEKR